A section of the Carya illinoinensis cultivar Pawnee chromosome 12, C.illinoinensisPawnee_v1, whole genome shotgun sequence genome encodes:
- the LOC122290453 gene encoding transmembrane protein 45B-like produces MGSFKGHVLPGTLFLLVGVWHIWSSVVRYVGNPKTFRVRVWNPVPGFDGRLKYLELYLVAIGAFIDLCIELLYSTHLKFVADGVSNPSHLNNLEHSGMLLMFFIFGLVALLSEKTRFLPLPEGALCLIAATAFSVEYLLFYFHSTTHKGLEGYYHLLLVLLIGLCIMSTVTGAFLPTSFPVDLCSGIAITLQGLWFYQTAFTLYGPMMPHGCWLKESQISCHSKDSEVRGELLANFQLFSLVLSVLVAVVGSYAVAASRYGHSELRSLHAIQDGLDQD; encoded by the exons atgggATCTTTCAAGGGTCATGTTCTGCCGGGAACATTGTTTCTGTTGGTTGGAGTGTGGCACATATGGAGCTCTGTGGTTCGATATGTTGGGAACCCGAAAACGTTCAGAGTTCGGGTTTGGAATCCCGTGCCGGGTTTTGACGGGAGGCTCAAGTATTTGGAGCTTTATCTTGTTGCAATTGGTGCTTTTATTGATTTGTGTATTGAGCTTTTGTATTCGACCCACCTCAAATTTGTTGCCGATGGTGTCTCGAATCCGTCCCACTTGAATAATTTGGAGCACTCAGGGATGCTCCTAATGTTCTTCATCTTTGGTTTGGTTGCTCTGCTCTCTGAGAAAACAAG GTTTCTTCCCTTGCCAGAAGGAGCTCTTTGTTTGATTGCTGCCACAGCATTCTCTGTAGAGTATCTCCTATTCTACTTTCACTCGACAACCCATAAAGGCCTTGAAGGGTACTACCACCTTCTTCTTGTTCTCTTGATAGGGCTTTGCATAATGTCCACGGTTACTGGCGCCTTCTTACCGACCAGCTTTCCAGTTGATTTGTGTAGTGGCATTGCTATAACACTCCAGGGTCTTTGGTTCTATCAGACTGCCTTCACTCTCTATGGTCCCATGATGCCACATGGTTGTTGGCTTAAGGAAAGCCAGATCTCTTGTCACTCAAAAGACAGCGAGGTCCGAGGTGAGTTGCTTGCAAACTTCCAGCTATTTTCTTTGGTCCTCAGTGTACTTGTTGCTGTTGTGGGATCATATGCTGTTGCAGCTTCACGATACGGGCATTCTGAGCTTCGGAGCTTGCACGCCATTCAGGATGGATTAGATCAAGATTAG